A DNA window from Luteibaculum oceani contains the following coding sequences:
- a CDS encoding phosphoadenosine phosphosulfate reductase domain-containing protein encodes MNDELVNLELAGKEPVEIVAWVLQRAKNPIITTNFGPRAASLLHCVTQLKPDIPVVWIDTGYNTSFTYKHAVKLIKRLKLNIKIFVPKQTAAFRNSVLGTPQPDTEEHEIFTEQVKLEPFKRALAELNPDFWFTNLRKGQTALRNNLSPINKGPNGIYKICPFISWTDEEVDAYLQKYQLPSENRYYDPTKVFEHRECGLHKLN; translated from the coding sequence ATGAATGACGAGTTAGTAAATCTTGAATTAGCAGGAAAAGAACCAGTTGAAATTGTTGCTTGGGTACTTCAGCGCGCTAAAAATCCTATCATAACCACCAACTTTGGTCCGCGTGCCGCCTCTTTACTTCATTGCGTTACACAACTTAAACCTGATATTCCAGTGGTGTGGATAGACACAGGTTATAACACCTCGTTCACCTATAAACACGCGGTTAAGCTTATTAAAAGACTAAAACTGAACATAAAAATCTTTGTGCCCAAGCAAACTGCAGCTTTTAGGAATAGCGTTTTGGGTACCCCACAACCAGATACAGAAGAACATGAGATTTTTACCGAACAGGTGAAATTAGAACCCTTTAAAAGAGCATTAGCCGAATTGAACCCAGATTTTTGGTTCACCAACCTTAGAAAAGGTCAAACTGCGCTGAGAAATAATTTATCCCCAATAAATAAGGGGCCAAACGGTATTTACAAAATCTGCCCATTTATATCTTGGACGGATGAAGAAGTAGATGCCTACCTACAGAAGTATCAGCTACCCTCTGAAAATCGCTATTACGACCCTACGAAGGTATTCGAGCACAGAGAATGCGGATTGCATAAGCTTAACTAG
- a CDS encoding glycosyltransferase family 39 protein: MSSSWIGMDKLYKVVLPILIFFLNLGLKIIYLDAGSISGDEPFTIFYSQQKLADLFELFRNENNPPLHFLILHFWIKCFGISAFSTRFPSLIFSSLTAVYLFKLGKQFFNLRVAVLGTLLFTFSSFHFYFAHETRVYALFALLTVLSMYAFLNARESKRFGAYFTLLVLSNTLLIYAHFFGFFIIVIQALGVLLISDYRKHFFKAYSYSVVLVFLTYIPYLKIFLGRFLASSGGTWVAAPKWESLYNLLWKFSNAPVNTSIFLLLLITAGVAFAIRMKMGIKKRHAATKLLTLWFFFPFLFIFLISFLLPMFLDRYLIFISVAFYMLLAISLESLINSKKVYAIVGGGLVLMMILTCNYQNAPDGDLEEAVRYLKTKKDDNTVILLCPPWLNHGFSYHLYSNIFKDYRNFEEGLAQKNVLALYTAQDIDVAMLTNASKLIFVAGWTELVDPQNSIKSHLDQHFHLEEVNQDFKVLTISEYSVNQ, translated from the coding sequence ATGAGTAGTTCTTGGATTGGTATGGATAAGCTATATAAGGTGGTGCTACCAATTTTGATCTTCTTTCTAAACCTGGGGCTTAAAATAATCTATCTTGATGCAGGCTCCATTTCGGGGGATGAACCCTTTACCATTTTTTATTCCCAACAAAAGCTTGCCGATTTATTCGAGCTGTTCCGAAATGAAAACAATCCACCACTTCATTTTTTAATCCTGCATTTTTGGATAAAGTGCTTCGGGATTTCTGCATTTTCAACGCGCTTTCCATCGCTAATTTTTAGTTCCCTTACCGCAGTCTACCTGTTTAAATTGGGCAAACAGTTTTTTAATTTGCGGGTAGCGGTGTTAGGGACTTTGCTATTTACCTTTTCCAGCTTTCATTTTTATTTCGCCCACGAAACCAGGGTTTATGCTCTTTTCGCATTGCTCACGGTACTCTCCATGTACGCTTTTTTAAATGCCAGAGAATCGAAAAGGTTCGGTGCTTATTTTACCCTGTTGGTGCTTAGCAATACCCTGCTTATTTATGCGCATTTCTTTGGCTTTTTTATTATTGTTATTCAGGCTTTGGGGGTTTTGTTAATCTCGGATTATAGAAAACATTTTTTTAAGGCTTATTCGTACAGCGTAGTATTGGTTTTTCTTACCTACATACCGTACTTAAAGATTTTTTTGGGTCGCTTTTTAGCTTCATCCGGGGGGACTTGGGTGGCAGCGCCTAAGTGGGAAAGTCTCTATAATCTTCTCTGGAAATTTAGTAACGCTCCAGTTAATACTTCAATTTTCCTTCTTCTGTTAATAACGGCGGGGGTAGCATTTGCAATTCGGATGAAAATGGGAATTAAAAAGAGACATGCGGCAACTAAATTATTAACGCTATGGTTTTTCTTCCCTTTCCTTTTTATTTTCCTTATTTCCTTCTTGCTTCCCATGTTCCTAGATCGCTACCTAATTTTTATCTCTGTAGCTTTCTATATGTTATTGGCCATCTCGTTGGAAAGCCTTATTAATTCGAAAAAGGTGTATGCCATTGTAGGAGGGGGATTGGTTTTGATGATGATCCTTACCTGTAATTATCAAAATGCACCCGATGGGGATTTGGAAGAGGCTGTGCGCTACCTTAAAACAAAAAAAGACGATAACACTGTTATTTTGCTTTGTCCGCCTTGGCTAAATCACGGTTTTAGTTACCACCTCTACTCTAACATTTTTAAGGATTACAGGAATTTCGAGGAAGGATTAGCGCAAAAAAATGTATTGGCCCTGTATACGGCCCAGGATATAGATGTAGCCATGCTTACCAATGCTTCTAAATTAATTTTTGTAGCAGGATGGACAGAGTTGGTCGATCCTCAAAACAGTATTAAATCACATTTAGATCAACATTTCCATTTGGAGGAGGTAAATCAGGATTTTAAGGTATTAACCATCAGCGAATACAGCGTTAACCAATAA
- a CDS encoding T9SS type A sorting domain-containing protein, which produces MIFSKLNLAYPQRHLKRFRVIFGGDIKFILCLVVLVFTTNQAVNAQLNCSGAAELALNQTYSGTTVGGNSNVSTYNNDPWWQLTGPEKVHELNWPGGNVLISLTNKSAGLDLILLNACDNNDFAYSGGGNSGTADSYINAYLDQGLYYVIVDGWQGASGTYDLFVQQKIPVNINGVTRTFVLNNGTLYEEVGQQLIPIESNVISVEKDWGYVTNVSTGEGVDANVLSIMKQGEEKPRMFLNENFNTQYLKQKLDCQQFPIFLYGDKVYYQDVQTLDNCDVLRCENGNALVHTREGKIKLHTPAGQEKWVDVDQIITVAGISYIIKSSDKSVWELTRPGSQSRQISNSAVLLQDNDNQLIKIDAEGKYSRWNGENWKSITPLFTGVSPEASDEGFWCFWQPKTLLESSNVQLDHIKGLKVSSTGEITVGIIPKTGNCEEFLWRVVDAGNGKKYIFNKAKGDTMLALSNQNTLIFSKTEGKKLWDVQVSNKEVYGTNGYQVIGDNGNKALEYVFGVALGDFVQSGSTQTWLFQFNQMVRDYFLPVPTRSNLETHYTDNPNFNLSTDASEIESAYNKFLKASNGVTIFSTNTCSDWVTVNYYLTVDNMMNAVKKPKPADPKVNPSLINELDVMAGQSLVIIGKNDLNYSVPNYYFTKGFNSFSVASLRGSAGYLAPRRWILVSEELTCKTGIVNRPMDTGFRRFDHGVHEFGHALQELCNWIAIVDANDMCNDERNASSECFCYDMQNWFNSNGNSNLYPGLRASKWWTPQSQGVSAEQRAEVMKRIFEEENTWMPPKVLRQNGYTPSGPTKESTSVGVLNVVKYSLKVFPNPAEDFLTIDVAQANDLKVTLIDFGGKQVFESDLNQGINNIPCKNWDSGVYMLLINGPRGTQVKKVVIK; this is translated from the coding sequence ATGATCTTTTCAAAACTTAATTTGGCCTATCCTCAAAGGCATTTAAAACGATTTAGAGTGATTTTTGGTGGCGATATCAAGTTTATACTCTGTCTAGTGGTACTTGTTTTTACCACCAACCAAGCGGTTAATGCACAATTAAATTGTTCTGGTGCTGCAGAACTTGCCTTAAATCAAACCTATAGTGGAACCACCGTTGGCGGTAATAGTAATGTGTCCACTTACAATAACGACCCATGGTGGCAACTTACGGGTCCCGAAAAGGTACATGAGTTAAATTGGCCAGGAGGTAATGTGCTAATTTCGCTAACAAATAAATCTGCAGGATTAGATCTTATTTTATTAAACGCATGTGATAATAATGATTTTGCGTACTCTGGTGGAGGAAATTCAGGAACTGCAGATTCTTATATAAACGCCTATTTAGACCAAGGTTTATATTACGTTATAGTAGATGGTTGGCAGGGTGCTAGTGGTACCTATGATTTGTTTGTTCAACAAAAGATACCGGTAAACATAAATGGGGTAACCAGAACCTTCGTACTCAACAATGGCACATTATATGAGGAGGTTGGGCAGCAGCTTATTCCTATAGAGTCAAACGTGATATCGGTTGAAAAAGACTGGGGTTATGTGACTAATGTTTCAACGGGGGAAGGCGTAGATGCCAATGTTTTATCCATAATGAAACAAGGAGAAGAAAAACCTAGAATGTTTCTTAATGAAAATTTTAATACCCAGTACTTAAAGCAAAAATTAGACTGCCAACAGTTTCCAATATTTCTTTACGGGGATAAGGTCTATTATCAGGATGTACAAACCCTAGATAACTGTGATGTATTAAGATGTGAAAACGGAAATGCCCTTGTTCATACCCGAGAAGGTAAAATTAAATTGCACACGCCTGCTGGGCAAGAAAAATGGGTAGATGTTGATCAAATAATTACTGTAGCTGGAATATCATACATCATTAAATCCAGTGATAAATCGGTTTGGGAATTAACACGCCCGGGTAGTCAATCCAGGCAAATTTCTAATTCCGCCGTTTTGCTTCAAGACAACGACAATCAATTAATTAAAATTGATGCTGAGGGAAAATATTCTAGATGGAATGGAGAAAACTGGAAATCAATCACCCCTTTATTTACAGGCGTAAGTCCAGAGGCTTCTGATGAAGGATTTTGGTGTTTTTGGCAACCTAAAACCTTACTTGAAAGTAGCAACGTGCAACTTGATCACATTAAGGGTCTTAAGGTATCAAGTACTGGAGAGATAACAGTAGGAATTATCCCAAAAACTGGAAATTGTGAGGAATTTCTCTGGCGAGTAGTTGATGCCGGCAATGGTAAAAAATACATTTTTAATAAAGCTAAGGGTGATACCATGCTTGCTCTTTCCAATCAAAATACTCTCATTTTTAGTAAAACTGAGGGTAAGAAATTATGGGATGTACAAGTTTCCAATAAAGAGGTTTACGGAACAAATGGCTACCAAGTAATTGGAGATAATGGTAACAAGGCCTTAGAATATGTATTTGGTGTTGCTCTAGGAGATTTTGTTCAGTCTGGATCCACTCAAACTTGGTTGTTTCAATTTAACCAAATGGTAAGGGATTATTTCCTACCTGTACCAACTCGTAGTAATTTGGAGACTCATTATACAGATAATCCAAATTTCAATTTAAGCACAGATGCCAGCGAAATTGAAAGTGCATATAACAAATTCCTTAAAGCGAGTAATGGGGTAACCATTTTCTCTACAAACACATGTTCTGATTGGGTTACGGTTAATTACTATTTAACCGTTGATAATATGATGAATGCCGTTAAAAAACCTAAGCCCGCCGATCCGAAAGTGAATCCTTCTCTTATTAATGAGCTTGATGTGATGGCAGGGCAGAGCTTGGTAATTATAGGGAAGAACGACTTAAACTATAGCGTACCTAATTACTATTTTACCAAGGGATTCAACTCTTTTAGCGTAGCTTCTTTAAGAGGCTCTGCGGGGTATCTAGCTCCTCGTAGATGGATATTGGTATCGGAGGAATTAACCTGTAAAACAGGTATTGTAAATAGACCTATGGACACTGGATTTAGAAGGTTCGATCACGGTGTACATGAATTTGGCCACGCGCTTCAAGAGTTGTGTAACTGGATAGCCATTGTAGATGCAAATGATATGTGTAACGATGAAAGAAACGCGAGCTCTGAATGCTTTTGTTATGATATGCAAAACTGGTTTAATAGTAATGGAAATAGCAACTTATACCCTGGTTTAAGAGCAAGTAAATGGTGGACACCACAATCTCAAGGTGTGAGTGCGGAACAAAGAGCAGAGGTGATGAAAAGAATCTTTGAGGAAGAAAACACCTGGATGCCACCAAAGGTGCTACGCCAAAACGGCTATACGCCTTCTGGTCCAACAAAGGAATCTACATCGGTAGGGGTTTTAAATGTGGTTAAGTATAGCCTAAAGGTTTTTCCTAATCCGGCGGAAGATTTTTTAACCATTGATGTAGCGCAAGCAAATGATTTAAAAGTAACGCTTATAGACTTTGGTGGAAAGCAGGTTTTTGAAAGTGATTTGAACCAAGGAATTAATAATATCCCTTGTAAAAATTGGGATTCAGGAGTTTATATGTTGCTGATTAATGGACCAAGGGGAACCCAGGTGAAAAAAGTAGTGATTAAGTAG
- a CDS encoding 4'-phosphopantetheinyl transferase family protein, with amino-acid sequence MIFKHAFNRDKWSDQETNSRLTALPLEIKQKALRYKKWQDRQACIISRELLQASLQEFYGNNDDYLARVQVDRFGKPFLNEEINFSISHTEELVVCAVAKDVIGVDVEKIREVEFIDFQQFFTTQEWNEIQCSEEPKHTFYRKWTIKEAVLKADGRGLSVPLNKVAISNHSANLDGKFFHVETRFLSEDHLCAVAYQS; translated from the coding sequence ATGATCTTTAAGCATGCTTTTAATAGAGATAAGTGGAGTGATCAGGAAACGAACTCTCGATTAACGGCTCTGCCTCTTGAAATAAAACAAAAAGCCTTGCGATACAAAAAATGGCAAGACCGCCAGGCTTGCATAATATCGCGAGAGTTGCTCCAAGCATCTCTTCAAGAGTTTTATGGAAATAATGATGATTATTTGGCCAGAGTACAGGTGGATAGATTTGGAAAACCCTTTTTAAACGAGGAAATCAATTTTAGTATTTCCCATACCGAAGAATTGGTTGTTTGTGCGGTTGCAAAAGATGTAATTGGGGTAGATGTAGAAAAAATAAGGGAAGTAGAATTTATAGATTTTCAGCAGTTTTTTACCACCCAGGAATGGAATGAGATCCAGTGTAGTGAGGAGCCAAAACACACTTTTTACAGGAAGTGGACCATAAAAGAGGCCGTGTTGAAAGCCGATGGTAGGGGATTGAGTGTGCCACTGAATAAAGTTGCTATTAGCAACCATTCCGCAAATCTCGATGGTAAATTTTTTCATGTTGAAACTCGCTTCTTATCTGAGGATCATCTTTGTGCGGTTGCTTACCAGTCCTAA
- a CDS encoding glycosyltransferase 87 family protein encodes MLAKKYTRIAFGLLYLLLAVYFIKEAMGNGDFKVFLEAAKMLRNGENPYNKWIFVSEGNYCLYYYSPLWATLLIPFSYLPNFVPNLLWLTLNFLLLLRCFRLMGNYLNLQELSQKKVFWIQFLCVVMTVRFLLYNFGMIQMTVFLLWGILEGLDLIRKGRFGLGGLLIAFVINVKILPIVILPYLLYRAYYKGFLSSLFFLMVLLLLPSIYLGWSVNYILLQDWWMVINPSNPEHTIETDLGVHSLTALIPNLLTETDGKLDLKRNLFNLDEYWALSISNAIRFSLVAFTIYFLSSLPFKKAKNAFYDFRAIAYIILLIPLIFPHQLKYAFTLILPACFYLLHFVFSQYANRNQAIGKFRWVAILVFMGIGFVLMTLTTDGVIGRELSNITQHYKTITWGALFLIGALILVKPNLQISEDNE; translated from the coding sequence ATGTTAGCTAAAAAATATACTAGAATAGCTTTTGGGTTACTATACCTTTTGTTGGCCGTTTACTTTATTAAAGAAGCGATGGGCAATGGTGATTTTAAAGTGTTTTTGGAAGCGGCCAAAATGCTTAGAAATGGTGAAAACCCATATAATAAATGGATTTTTGTAAGTGAAGGAAACTATTGCTTGTACTACTACAGCCCTCTTTGGGCCACCCTGCTGATTCCCTTTTCATACTTACCCAACTTTGTACCTAACCTACTTTGGTTAACGCTAAACTTCCTTCTTCTTTTACGCTGCTTTCGGCTTATGGGCAACTACCTTAATTTACAGGAGTTGTCTCAGAAAAAGGTGTTTTGGATTCAGTTCCTGTGCGTAGTCATGACCGTGAGGTTTTTACTGTACAACTTTGGAATGATCCAAATGACTGTCTTTTTGCTGTGGGGAATATTAGAGGGATTGGATCTTATAAGAAAAGGGCGGTTTGGATTAGGGGGATTACTGATTGCTTTCGTTATTAATGTTAAGATTCTCCCCATCGTAATTCTTCCATATTTGTTGTACAGGGCTTATTACAAAGGCTTTTTGTCCAGTCTCTTTTTTCTAATGGTTTTACTCCTTTTACCATCAATTTATTTAGGATGGTCGGTTAATTATATCCTTTTGCAGGATTGGTGGATGGTAATTAATCCTAGCAATCCGGAACATACTATTGAAACTGATTTGGGAGTACATAGCTTAACTGCGCTTATACCAAATTTGTTGACGGAAACAGATGGGAAATTAGATTTAAAGCGCAATCTTTTTAACCTAGATGAATATTGGGCCTTGAGCATATCCAACGCCATTAGATTTTCCTTAGTTGCATTCACCATTTACTTTCTATCGTCGTTACCCTTTAAGAAAGCAAAAAATGCTTTTTACGACTTTAGGGCTATTGCATACATCATCCTGCTAATTCCCCTAATTTTTCCGCATCAACTGAAATATGCCTTCACGCTGATTCTGCCAGCATGTTTTTATCTTCTACATTTTGTTTTTTCCCAATATGCTAATAGAAATCAAGCGATAGGGAAATTCCGATGGGTTGCAATACTGGTGTTTATGGGAATTGGATTTGTACTAATGACCCTAACAACAGATGGAGTAATAGGCAGGGAGCTTAGCAATATTACACAACACTATAAGACCATAACCTGGGGGGCTTTATTCCTAATTGGGGCTCTGATCCTTGTGAAACCAAACCTTCAAATTTCGGAAGACAATGAGTAG
- a CDS encoding RrF2 family transcriptional regulator — translation MISKKTKYGLKALGYLAKTPPGEPISTAEIAKNENISPKFLESILAELKKQGIIASKKGKGGGCYLMKPSKEISIASVIRILEGPIAWLPCVSLNYYEKCTDCASEESCSVHSMFEKVRDNILEIVENQTLADL, via the coding sequence GTGATTTCCAAGAAAACTAAATACGGATTAAAAGCGCTGGGCTACCTTGCCAAAACGCCTCCTGGCGAACCCATTTCTACCGCGGAAATTGCTAAGAATGAGAACATCTCACCAAAATTTCTGGAAAGCATATTAGCAGAGCTTAAAAAGCAGGGCATCATTGCCTCTAAAAAAGGTAAGGGAGGTGGATGCTACCTAATGAAACCGTCTAAGGAAATAAGTATAGCCTCGGTGATTAGAATTTTAGAAGGGCCTATTGCTTGGCTTCCCTGTGTTAGTTTAAATTATTACGAAAAGTGTACCGATTGCGCTTCTGAAGAGAGCTGCTCGGTGCATAGCATGTTTGAAAAAGTACGGGACAACATTCTAGAAATAGTTGAAAACCAAACACTTGCGGATTTGTAA